From the genome of Eucalyptus grandis isolate ANBG69807.140 chromosome 2, ASM1654582v1, whole genome shotgun sequence, one region includes:
- the LOC104418106 gene encoding NAC domain-containing protein 104, with protein sequence MRDVKEKEEKDDGKMLKLPPGFRFSPTDEELVLHFLHPKKQQASLSPLYAHLVPDLKSHHHDPWDLHGKALSNGSHYFYFSRMMNNRITENGYWKDLDMEEPVFGEAGEIIGMKKSLTFHIGEAPTGQETNWVMQEYHLVSFHELANSTQEPGSLVLSRVHESKTSHGQSLCSGGDEDSETDLSYMDEMFMLLDEDLDDISSGD encoded by the exons ATGAGAGAtgtaaaggaaaaggaagaaaaagatgatggCAAGATGCTGAAGCTACCACCTGGATTTCGGTTCTCGCCGACAGACGAAGAACTTGTCCTTCACTTTCTGCATCCCAAGAAGCAGCAGGCCTCTCTGTCTCCTCTCTATGCTCACCTGGTTCCTGATCTCAAGTCTCACCACCATGATCCTTGGGACCTCCATG GAAAGGCACTGTCGAATGGATCCCACTACTTCTATTTCAGCAGAATGATGAACAATCGAATTACGGAAAATGGGTACTGGAAAGATTTAGACATGGAAGAGCCAGTGTTTGGTGAAGCTGGAGAAATTATAGGAATGAAGAAATCTCTGACTTTCCACATTGGAGAGGCTCCAACAGGTCAAGAGACAAACTGGGTGATGCAGGAGTATCATCTCGTGTCCTTCCATGAATTGGCTAATTCAACACAA GAACCCGGTTCGCTGGTTCTGTCTCGAGTTCATGAAAGCAAGACAAGTCATGGACAAAGCTTATGCTCGGGAGGAGATGAGGATAGTGAGACTGATCTCTCGTACATGGACGAGATGTTTATGTTATTAGACGAGGATCTTGATGATATAAGTTCGGGAGATTAA